Genomic window (Akkermansiaceae bacterium):
GTCACCGCTGATGATGCGGGCGGGCAGGTTGGTCCCGCTGATGCGGAAGCCGGGCACCACCGGATCCTTCTGCGGCAGCAGCACCTGCTGGACCTCGCGCGCGGTCCTCAGCTCGCTCTCCATCGCCCGCTTCTCGCTGGCTTCGCGGTGGATGCGCGCGTTGCCGATGGCGAAGGCGGACTGTTCCGCGGCGGACTTGAAAACCGTGAAGTCGTTCTCGGAAAAATATCCGTCCTGATGACGGCGGGCAACCGCCAGCACCCCCATGTCCTTTCCCGCATGGCGCAGCGGGGCCAGCAGCACGGACACATCATCCGTGTAGTGGGAGTCCCGGAACGAAGGATAGCCCTTCACATCATCCACCTGGATGGCTTCACCCGCCTCCAGGCAATAGCCGAGGATCCCCTCACCGACCGCCACGCGCGAAAGGCGGATGTGGCTCTCGATCGCACGGGGATCCTTCTCCGCCTTCTTCCTGACGTCCGCCGGAAGGCCGATGAGCGGAGGGCAGTCCTCCGAAACATAGGAGGGGTTCAGATAACCGCCGTGTTCCTCGGAAATGAAATAGATGGCGCCACCCGTGGCCTTCACCACCTTGTCGATGCCATCCACGATGATGCGGGAAAGCACGGCCGGGGAAGGTTCGTTCTCGATCGATTCCCCCAGGTCATGGAGGAAGGTGAACATGCGGTGCTCCTTCGCATCGTGATCCCTGAAACGGACGCGCAACCTGCGGGAATGGCGGCGCTGGTTCTGCAGGGCCACCACAAGCACCACGGCCGCGATCACGAACAACAACAGCGCACCTGTGATCGAATGCTGGAGAGGTGTCATCCGCGGCTACGACCCCTCCGTTACCCCCTGTTTCTCCGCCAGTTCCGCTTCGAGCAGATTCACGACCGTGGAGAATTTCCGGGCGTTGCTCTCGTTGGCCTGGGAAAGCACCTGGTGGGCTTCCAGCACATGGCGGGCCTGATTCCCCGCGGAGACACCGCTCTTCGGGGGCTTCAGTGATTTCCGGATCTCATCCACCTTCCCGCGCCAGTCGGCGGATGGAGGATCGATCTCCATCAAAAAATCCAATCCGAGATCTTCCAGCGAACGGCGGTTGCGTTCACCCGCATCCGCGATCTGGAGCGTGCCACCGTCCACGACGGAAAGCCGGGCGGCCATACCCGCCAGAGTGCCCATGAAAGTGGAGTCCATCCCCGTGCAGGCACCGAGATCCACCACCAGACATCGTTCCCCGTTGGAGATGGCATCGTCCCCGAACGTCTTCATGGAAGGACTCGTGAGGAAGGAACCTTTCCCAACGCAACGGATCCAACTGAACCGTTCAAAGGTTCCTACCAAGATGGGGCATTCGGTGATCACGGGGTGAGTACGGTACTTCCAACGGCCGGGTGCCGAACAATATAATTCATTCACGCACCCGGTCAACCTTCCTTGCGGTTGAATCGGTGGCGGTTTTTCCACCCACCGCCTATTCCCACATGTAGGACTGCCTTGAGGAAAGGGCCCTGCCATCCCGCAGGAGCGTCACTTTCCAACTGATGACCTTGCCCCGCTTGAAATAGTCGTCCCCGATGACGGAGAACACCGCCTTGCCGGAGGATGTATCCGCGGAGAAAGTCTCCGAGCGGGTCTTGATCCGGCTGCCGGATGCTCCCTGGCGGTAGTCGAAACGGACCTCCACCGGCCCGGAACCCACGCCACTGGCATCGTTCCACAGCACGGTGTAGTATTGCCCCAGCCGGTCACGCCTTTCGGCCATGCTCACCGCTCCGTGCAGGAGGCGGCTCTTCTCCCCGCGCATCATGGGGTCGTCAAGATCGTCCTCGACCTGATCCCGCAGGTAGAACTGCTTCACGGTCAGATCGCTGTCCGGCCCAGCACACGCGCCCAACCCCAACAACGACAAGAACAGATACCAGTGTTTCACAACCCCATTCAAGCAGCAGGCACACGGGGATCAAGGATCAAGAACAGGACCCCAGCAATGAAACCGGGAACCAAAGATGGATGTGCGAATGGCGGACTCAAGCCGGATCATTGACCGATCTCCATTCCGACGTTAGATTGTTCACTGCCAATGATCGATACCGCTGCCGACGAGATCAAACTTGAGTTCGACACACCCCAGTTCCTGCATTCCCTGTTCGCGGATGACCTGCGGAATCTGAACCTGCTGGAAACCATGCTGGAAGTGAAAGCGGTCACCCGTGAGGGATGGATCCTGCTTTCCGGAAAACCCGCCGCATTGGCCAGGGCGAAGGCCGTCTTCGACGATCTGGAAACCGCACGCCGCAATGGCCGTGAGATCGAGTCCCGGGATTTCCGCCTCGCGGTGGAAGCCGCGGCGACGGGAGCTGAGGTGGGCGTTTCCGAGTTGTCCGGGGTGAAGCTGGTCGGATCCAAAGGGCGCAGGCCCGTGGTCCCACGCACGGCCAACCAACTGGCCTACATCCGGGCGATGGAAACCCATGATGTCATTTTCGGCCTCGGCCCGGCGGGAACCGGCAAGACCTATCTGGCGATGGCGATGGCACTGACGATGCTGAAAAAGAAAGCGATCCAGCGCATCGTCCTGACCCGGCCCGCGGTGGAGGCCGGGGAAGCTCTCGGTTTCCTGCCCGGGGACCTGCGTGAGAAGGTCGCCCCCTACCTGCGGCCGCTCTACGACGCGATCCATGACATGCTGGACCCGGAGGAGGCACAGCGGTATCTGGATGACGGCACCATCGAGATTGCCCCGCTGGCCTTCATGCGCGGGCGCACGCTTTCCCGCTCCTTCATCATCCTCGACGAGGCACAGAACACCACCCGTGAGCAGATGTTCATGACCCTGACCCGTCTGGGGGAAGATTCACGCATGGTCGTCACCGGAGACGGCTCCCAGGTTGACCTGAAGCCCGGTGTGAGATCCGGCCTCTCCGAAGCGGAGCACGCCTTGCAGGGCATCGACGGGATCACTTTCCTGAGATTCGCGAAACACGACATCGTCCGCCATCCGGTCGTCGGTCGCATCGTGGATGCCTACGAGCGTTACCGCGCCTGATGGCCCACCCACCAAAGACAAAACCGGTGCCTCTGGAAAGGCACCGGCTTTGATGGTGAAATGTAACTGGGCCGCCGTGGAGGCGCTTACTCGGACGCTTTCCCGGGGGTGACGTCCTCACCACCCGGAGGCAGTGGAGGTGGCGTGGGCGCAGGTGCCGCCCCGGGGGCGGCGGGTGCCGTGGCGGGAGAGGTGGAGGGATCCCCGGCAGCGGCGGGAGCGGGCGGAACAGGTGCGGAAGGATCCACCGAGATCACCGGAGGAACGCCTCCCGGAGGCACGTCCGTGGGAGTCATGTTCGGCAGCGGCTCGACCACCCCACCACCGTCAGGGAGCGGAGGGTAGACGACCATGCCGCTGGTATCCACCGGTGCCACCGCGTTCGGATCATGGACCATCACCGCGGGAACGAAGCCGACCTCACCGCTGTCCAGCTCCACCTTGACGTAGCTGGAGTCGGAGGAGATCACCTTCATCGAGGTGTTGCGGGCGAGAAGCTTGTCGGCATCCGCATCACCCTTCGGCCGCTTGTTGAAAAACGCGGTGTTGTCGATGGTGGCGTGCACGAATTGGCCGGCCTTGAAGGCGGATACGGTGCCGACTCCCGTGCGGACCGAGCCACCGGCGGCGGACAACGGGTCGAAACTACCGCTGGAGGTGAGCGGGGCGTTCATCGACGCGCAGCCCACAAGGGCGAGAGCGGCGGTAGCGGAAAGGACCGGTATATACTTCATACTCCCGGGAAACCTGCCACGGGAGTTATGGTGGGTCAATTTGTTTAACCCGAGGATGGACGGAGCGCGGACTTCAGTCCGCTTGGCTTCGCTGGCCGGATTCTCCGGGGCGGACTGAAGTCCGCGCTCCATTCAGTTCCGGCGGATGATGTGGTTCTCCTCATCAAGGAGGATCTTCTTCGGCACGACCGGCACATCGGACAGGGCGAAGGCCATGATGGCCACCCGCTCGCCTTTCTTGATCCGGTGGGCGGCGCCGCCGTTGATGATGATCTCCCGCGCACCGGGCACGCCCGCCTGCACGTAGGTCTCCAGCCGGTTGCCGCTGGTGATGGAGGCGACCAGCACCTTCTCACCCTCCCACAGGCCCGCCGCCTCCATGAGCTGGGTATCGATCTCGATGCTGCCTTCATAGTCCACATCCGAAGACGTGATCATGGCGCGGTGCATCTTTGACTTCAGGACTTGGCGAAGCATGCGCGGAAGGAATCCGCCGATCCCCCGGCAGTCAAGCGATTAGTCCAGACGCACCACCCTCCAGAAGCGCCGGGTTTCCGCGGGGTCCACCGGGGCGGGGAAGAGGGTGGTCCCGGAAAGCGGGCTTCCAGCCACCTGTTCCACCGGCTGCCAGCTCTCCGCGGGATCAAGTGTTGTGGATGTCTCGATCCGGTAGCGGCTGCCGGGATTGCTCTCCCACTCCAGCGTGAAAACCGCGCCACCGGCGGCGGCACGGGTGACGCGGAACGGACCGTCGTTCTGGTGGATCACGCCGATGGCGTCCAGGTCGAAGCCGCCGGAGCCCTCGACCGGCCATGGATCATAGATCGGTTTCCCGCGGCTGTCGGTGGTGGTTCCATTCCCGATGATGTCCACGATCCTGACGAACCGCACGTTCTCTTTGTCCAGCAGCGGGGCGTCCAGGATTTCCGCAAGGTCGAATGGCGTGCCGAAGCCGCCGCGGTATTTCCCCGCCAGGTTGTGGATCTCCGTGGCGTCGATGCCGCCGAAGCCGCCCGCGGGTTCCACCGTGTCCGAGATGGCCGGAAAACGGTAGTAGTTCACCCCGTCACTGGACACCTCCACGAAGGCCAGTTCCAGGAAGGTATGGTTGAAGGAGTTCTCGAAAACGGCGAAGTCCGCGCCCGGGCCGTTCCGGATGGGATGGGGGAAATAGAGCGTCATCCTGCCGCCATTCCCCAGCGTCACGATGTGCATGGGATCCGTGCCGGCAGGCCCGAGGGCGAGCCCCGGCGTCTTCCATACATCGTCCACATCGGTGCCATACTGCGGAGGGAGGTATCCGTTCGCCCACGCGACGAAGCGGGGGTCCGTGTGGCTGATGGCCGTGGAACCCGGAGCCCCAGCCGGAGGTGGGAAATCCCCCGCCCCTGCGGCCAGCGGCCACAGCGCGGAGAGAATCAAAAGCGCCTTCTTCATGTGTCAGAATTCTTTCCGGATGCCGATCTGATACTGCCTGCCGGCCGCCGGATACCAGACTCCATTGTATTTAACCGTGGCATACCGCTCATCGGTGAGGTTGTTCACGCGGCCATAGACGGACCATCCGTCGCGGCCTTCCCAGCGTAGCATGAGATTGGCGGTGGCATGGGACGGCAGCTTCGGCCGGTTGTTCGAAAGGTCGTTCCCCTCGAAGGAACTGCCGGTGTATTGGTATTCCGCCTGCACCAGCCAGCGGTCCAGCGGACGCCAGCCCGCGATGGCGGAGAGTTCATGCCGCGGGACGAGGTAGATTTCCTTTCCGGAATACGGGCCGGATTGCTGGCGGGCATCCAGCCAGGTGTGGCGGAGCTGCAGGTCCCAGCGGGCGGAGTTCCAGCCCAGCTCCGTCTCCACGCCGTGGCGGCGGGTTTCCGCGAGGTTCACGTTCAGGTTCCGCAGGTAGTCGTAGGCGATCTCTCCGTCGAGCCACTGGACGAACCCGTTCA
Coding sequences:
- a CDS encoding SpoIIE family protein phosphatase encodes the protein MTPLQHSITGALLLFVIAAVVLVVALQNQRRHSRRLRVRFRDHDAKEHRMFTFLHDLGESIENEPSPAVLSRIIVDGIDKVVKATGGAIYFISEEHGGYLNPSYVSEDCPPLIGLPADVRKKAEKDPRAIESHIRLSRVAVGEGILGYCLEAGEAIQVDDVKGYPSFRDSHYTDDVSVLLAPLRHAGKDMGVLAVARRHQDGYFSENDFTVFKSAAEQSAFAIGNARIHREASEKRAMESELRTAREVQQVLLPQKDPVVPGFRISGTNLPARIISGDYYDYIDLGDAKCGIVIADVSGKGVPAGLLMAMCRSSLRSVAAGELSPSKALGLVNRQLFPDIREDMFISMAYGILDGMTGILTLSRAGHDPALCYRAATGTVESLRSPGLALGVDSGQVFERVTKDHEVPLAAGDCVLFYTDGVKEAVDAKEEEFGMERMAEVFRNAAPDGAEAVLLRMQEELKAFTGECPQMDDITLVVIQKR
- a CDS encoding STAS domain-containing protein; its protein translation is MKTFGDDAISNGERCLVVDLGACTGMDSTFMGTLAGMAARLSVVDGGTLQIADAGERNRRSLEDLGLDFLMEIDPPSADWRGKVDEIRKSLKPPKSGVSAGNQARHVLEAHQVLSQANESNARKFSTVVNLLEAELAEKQGVTEGS
- a CDS encoding PhoH family protein yields the protein MIDTAADEIKLEFDTPQFLHSLFADDLRNLNLLETMLEVKAVTREGWILLSGKPAALARAKAVFDDLETARRNGREIESRDFRLAVEAAATGAEVGVSELSGVKLVGSKGRRPVVPRTANQLAYIRAMETHDVIFGLGPAGTGKTYLAMAMALTMLKKKAIQRIVLTRPAVEAGEALGFLPGDLREKVAPYLRPLYDAIHDMLDPEEAQRYLDDGTIEIAPLAFMRGRTLSRSFIILDEAQNTTREQMFMTLTRLGEDSRMVVTGDGSQVDLKPGVRSGLSEAEHALQGIDGITFLRFAKHDIVRHPVVGRIVDAYERYRA
- a CDS encoding aspartate 1-decarboxylase: MLRQVLKSKMHRAMITSSDVDYEGSIEIDTQLMEAAGLWEGEKVLVASITSGNRLETYVQAGVPGAREIIINGGAAHRIKKGERVAIMAFALSDVPVVPKKILLDEENHIIRRN